The following are encoded together in the Proteiniphilum saccharofermentans genome:
- a CDS encoding class I SAM-dependent methyltransferase produces the protein MNNQNNTHLHPLENASALESRFRRLLQNPRRILKKYIRQGMTVLDLGCGPGFFTLEIAKLVGEEGKVIAVDVQEGMLEILKQKLKGSELKERIQILKNEPQSLGFSEKVDFILAFYSFHEMKHIDHIIQALKEVMKPNTEILISEQKMHVSKDVFKSIVIRMINNGFVVCRRPKIFFSRSVVMKIGK, from the coding sequence ATGAATAACCAAAACAATACACATTTACATCCGTTAGAAAACGCAAGTGCGTTGGAGAGCCGATTTCGCAGATTACTGCAAAATCCGAGGAGAATACTGAAGAAATATATTCGGCAAGGCATGACAGTCCTTGACTTAGGTTGTGGCCCCGGTTTTTTTACACTTGAAATTGCAAAATTAGTTGGCGAAGAAGGAAAAGTCATAGCGGTTGATGTGCAAGAAGGGATGCTTGAAATATTGAAACAAAAGTTGAAAGGCAGCGAACTGAAAGAGCGAATCCAAATTCTTAAGAACGAGCCACAAAGCCTCGGATTTTCAGAGAAAGTAGATTTTATCCTTGCCTTTTACTCTTTCCACGAAATGAAACACATAGACCATATCATTCAGGCCCTGAAAGAAGTAATGAAACCAAATACGGAAATTTTAATTTCTGAACAGAAAATGCACGTCTCAAAAGACGTGTTTAAAAGCATAGTGATCAGAATGATAAACAATGGATTTGTCGTTTGCCGGCGACCGAAGATATTTTTTAGCAGAAGTGTTGTTATGAAAATTGGAAAATAG
- the trhO gene encoding oxygen-dependent tRNA uridine(34) hydroxylase TrhO, which produces MPVLHNRISNAELKLRMLRETEPRITISFYKYFHITDPRQFRDDLYVKFDAIKVFGRVYIAHEGINGQISVPESNLDAFRDILYGADPALNGIRLNIAVDDDGKSFWVLRMKVRNKVVADGIDDPAFDPSRTGKYLKAKEYNEITQDPDTVVVDMRNHYEYEVGHFENAVEVPSDTFREQLPMAVEMLKEHKDKNIVMYCTGGIRCEKASAYMLHNGFKNVYHVEGGIIEYVRKAREENLPVKFIGKNFVFDERLGERITEDVIARCHQCGEPCDTHTNCKNEGCHLLFIQCEKCAAEMDGCCSDECKQVVQLPEEESRKLRKGTDRGRMIFNKSRNNPLLRKKQVSAK; this is translated from the coding sequence ATGCCTGTACTTCATAATCGTATTTCCAACGCTGAACTTAAGTTGCGGATGTTGCGGGAAACTGAACCTCGTATTACGATTTCATTCTACAAATATTTTCATATTACTGATCCGCGTCAATTCAGGGATGACCTTTATGTAAAGTTCGATGCCATAAAGGTGTTCGGCCGCGTCTATATTGCACATGAAGGGATTAACGGACAAATCTCCGTCCCCGAAAGCAATCTGGATGCTTTTCGTGATATCCTGTATGGCGCCGATCCGGCGTTGAACGGTATCCGTTTGAATATCGCGGTGGATGACGACGGCAAATCATTCTGGGTGTTACGCATGAAAGTGCGCAACAAGGTGGTTGCCGACGGTATCGACGATCCGGCATTCGACCCTTCCAGGACGGGAAAATACCTCAAAGCCAAAGAGTATAATGAGATCACGCAGGATCCCGACACGGTCGTGGTAGATATGCGTAACCATTACGAATATGAAGTGGGGCATTTTGAAAATGCGGTTGAAGTCCCTTCCGACACGTTCCGCGAACAGTTGCCGATGGCGGTGGAGATGCTGAAAGAGCACAAGGATAAAAATATTGTGATGTACTGCACAGGCGGTATCCGTTGTGAAAAGGCGAGTGCCTATATGCTTCATAATGGATTTAAGAACGTGTACCATGTGGAAGGTGGTATTATTGAATACGTTCGCAAAGCGCGTGAAGAAAATCTTCCGGTGAAATTTATAGGGAAGAATTTCGTGTTCGATGAACGGTTAGGCGAACGTATTACGGAGGATGTGATTGCCCGGTGCCACCAGTGTGGAGAGCCGTGCGATACACATACCAACTGTAAAAACGAGGGCTGTCACCTGTTATTTATCCAATGCGAAAAATGTGCGGCAGAGATGGACGGATGCTGTTCCGACGAATGCAAACAGGTGGTTCAACTACCGGAAGAAGAAAGTAGAAAATTGCGGAAAGGGACTGATCGCGGACGAATGATTTTTAATAAATCGAGAAACAACCCACTGCTTCGTAAAAAACAGGTTTCGGCAAAGTAA
- a CDS encoding DNA-formamidopyrimidine glycosylase family protein, with protein sequence MLELPEVLTLSKQANNMLSGKTITQVFNATKPHKFTFYNGNPKEYGKLLVGKTILSSEGYGMFVDFSLSDNALINIGDGVIARYYNPDDKIPANYQLLLTFDDGSFLAFSVAMYGFINAYPDRNIDNKYYKLSRESISPISNDYGEEEFEKLFVEAKKTLSAKALLATEQRIPGVGNGVTQDILFNARINPKQKISILSDRKKEVLFKSLKDTLIDMTIEGGRDTQTDLYGNNGGYRTIMSAKTWKNPCPRCGGTIVKEAYLGGSVYYCPECQRIEE encoded by the coding sequence ATGTTAGAATTACCCGAAGTACTGACTCTCAGCAAACAGGCCAATAACATGCTGAGCGGCAAAACAATCACACAAGTGTTCAATGCCACCAAGCCGCATAAATTTACATTCTATAACGGCAACCCGAAGGAATACGGAAAACTGCTTGTCGGCAAAACCATACTTTCCTCCGAAGGGTATGGCATGTTTGTAGACTTCAGCCTTTCGGACAACGCCCTGATCAATATCGGCGACGGGGTTATTGCCCGTTATTACAATCCGGACGACAAGATACCTGCCAATTACCAGTTGTTGCTGACGTTCGATGACGGATCGTTCCTTGCGTTCTCAGTCGCCATGTACGGATTTATCAACGCCTATCCTGATCGAAATATCGATAATAAATATTACAAGTTAAGCAGGGAGAGTATTTCTCCGATAAGCAACGACTATGGTGAGGAAGAATTTGAAAAACTATTTGTCGAAGCGAAAAAAACATTGAGTGCCAAAGCCCTGCTGGCCACTGAACAACGTATTCCAGGTGTAGGCAACGGTGTGACGCAGGATATTTTGTTCAACGCGCGGATCAACCCAAAGCAGAAAATATCAATCCTGTCGGACAGGAAAAAGGAAGTTCTCTTCAAATCCCTGAAAGATACCCTGATAGATATGACCATTGAAGGTGGACGTGATACGCAGACAGACCTATACGGCAATAACGGAGGTTACCGGACAATCATGTCTGCCAAGACATGGAAAAATCCCTGTCCCCGCTGTGGCGGTACCATCGTAAAAGAAGCTTATTTAGGCGGTTCAGTTTATTACTGCCCCGAATGCCAAAGAATTGAAGAATAA